The Streptomyces sp. NBC_01197 genome window below encodes:
- a CDS encoding DUF6042 family protein, translated as MGLAEVMVALGIASQTSGVWSMPVTLPTPEDELPLARTRNSGLARLRAAQGRPLEG; from the coding sequence ATGGGACTCGCCGAGGTCATGGTCGCGCTCGGCATCGCCTCCCAGACCAGCGGTGTGTGGTCCATGCCCGTCACGCTCCCGACCCCCGAAGACGAACTGCCACTTGCTCGCACGCGGAACTCCGGTCTGGCCCGCCTGCGGGCAGCACAGGGCCGCCCGCTCGAAGGCTGA
- a CDS encoding nucleotidyl transferase AbiEii/AbiGii toxin family protein, translating into MPELHARLLADVIALGSPYPLVLTGGYAVRAHRLVNRPSQDLDVATENPAPMADIAATLRAGLEARGWKVHALETAPLSARFTVTDPATGQDCEVDVLKEIFWRPVAQSPYGPVLAEEDVIGTKVRALADRGAPRDLIDVFAASRRWNTADLEEFGRRHARGRFEREDLQANLAGSEWTDDEAFAAYGLDQATITALRAWAVEWADDLAARLLEESDDPDID; encoded by the coding sequence ATGCCGGAGCTGCACGCGCGGCTCCTGGCGGATGTGATCGCCCTCGGCTCCCCGTATCCCCTGGTCCTCACTGGCGGGTATGCCGTGCGGGCGCACCGCCTCGTGAACCGCCCCAGCCAGGACCTCGATGTCGCCACCGAGAACCCGGCGCCCATGGCCGACATCGCGGCCACGCTCCGCGCCGGCCTGGAAGCCCGCGGCTGGAAGGTGCACGCGCTGGAGACCGCCCCGCTGTCCGCCCGCTTCACCGTGACCGACCCGGCCACCGGGCAGGACTGCGAGGTCGACGTCCTCAAGGAGATCTTCTGGCGGCCGGTCGCCCAGAGCCCGTACGGGCCCGTCCTCGCGGAGGAGGACGTGATCGGGACCAAGGTCCGCGCCCTCGCCGACCGCGGAGCACCCCGTGACCTGATCGACGTGTTCGCAGCCTCCCGCCGTTGGAACACCGCCGATCTCGAGGAATTCGGCCGTCGCCACGCCCGCGGCCGCTTCGAGCGCGAAGACCTGCAGGCAAACCTCGCCGGATCCGAGTGGACCGACGACGAAGCCTTCGCCGCCTACGGCCTGGACCAGGCCACCATCACCGCTCTTCGTGCCTGGGCCGTGGAGTGGGCCGACGACCTCGCGGCCCGACTCCTCGAAGAGTCCGATGATCCGGACATCGACTGA